The Terriglobales bacterium DNA segment CTCGAGTAGCTGCTCAGGAACTCTTCTCCGGCAGTTGCACCACGATGCTGGCCGCAAGCACCACCACCACGCCCACCACCTGCAGCGGCCCCAGCCCTTCTCCGAGGAAAGCCGCGGCGATCAAGATCGCGAACACCGGCTCCAGGCAACTGGTGACGATGGCGCGCGTGGCGGCCAGGTACTGCAGCCCGGCGAAGTAGAACGAGAATGGCAGCAGCATGGAGAGCATGGCGAACACGGCGAGGAACAGCCACTGCTCGCCCGAGTAGTGCGCGGCGATGATCTTCCACGGCGGGTTCACCACCAGCCAGAAGAGCGCGGCGCCCAGCAACGTGTAGGTGATGATCTTCCAGCGCTCGTTGGTCTCCAGCAGCTTGTGCCCATAAACGTTGTAGAAGGCGAAGGAGAAGGCGGCGGCCAGCGCGGCCGCGATCCCCACCGCGTCCAGCTTGATCTTTCCCTGGCCGGCGACGCCGATGGCGAGCGCGCTTCCCGCGACTGCCATCAGCACCGCGCCCACCCGCCGCAGCGTGGGACGCTGCTGATGCCGCGCCAGCATGTAGAGCAA contains these protein-coding regions:
- a CDS encoding EamA family transporter, yielding MTNSSPVKPHPIRGYLYIAAAGLLWGLTASLGKAVFTQRLVSAAQSPIDPLILSQTRTTISFLVLAPVLLLVRGRAALAISRKDFGRTLLLGTLGIAASNYFYYLAIEKTTVATAIVLQYTAPGWVLLYMLARHQQRPTLRRVGAVLMAVAGSALAIGVAGQGKIKLDAVGIAAALAAAFSFAFYNVYGHKLLETNERWKIITYTLLGAALFWLVVNPPWKIIAAHYSGEQWLFLAVFAMLSMLLPFSFYFAGLQYLAATRAIVTSCLEPVFAILIAAAFLGEGLGPLQVVGVVVVLAASIVVQLPEKSS